From the Scylla paramamosain isolate STU-SP2022 chromosome 13, ASM3559412v1, whole genome shotgun sequence genome, the window taaTGAAGTTTGGAAGTTTGTGATACGTAAGAAGGTTACATGTTGTGAGAGGAATATagtgctgtctgtctgtgtgtgtgtgtgtgtgtgtgtgtgtgtgtgtgtgtgtgtgtgtgtaaagaagaaaatgctatattatatctacgtgtttaaaagtttctgtgagggaatgtgtgtgtgtgtgtgtgtgtgtgtgaaggaagaaaggggtggtgTTTACGGGTCTGTGATgaaaaaacgtgtgctttgttttgtaaccttcagaaaaaaatattaagaaagtttttacagtgggaaaattttggtggtgagagagaaaatgactaaaatattacctcaaatttaacctaacgtgGTTGAGCTTCTCACTCCTCAGCTGCCACTAAgcaaaccaagcctaacccaaagaagcctaccctaacttctgtctggtgcttcctcctccccaagactggctatctcgtTTCTTAATCCCAAGCtggcctaaccaaactttatctaatgtaacctaagcaattctaacctagccaaatcttacctaagcaagcctaacctagccaagccttacctaacctaacctaacctaacctaacctaacctagcctaacctaatctacatcctcttcccacggcctcacttaaccaaacctaacgtaactttcagagcaatggcaaccctccgatccggcaagcaagttggcggcagcgatggcggtggcggcagcagtggtggtgaggtggacagcagggacagaggggcactacaggctgcggacatcaaggagaaggtgagcagtgtgttgtgttggtgtgtgttgctaagttgagatgcaatatttgtcactcaacactcatggaacactgcctccatgcacaagtgtgtcgggaaaattatttaaagtcgtaaaaatgttcttgttttactttatttatttatttattcattttgttttattttttgtatatataggagggacactgtttaaaggcaacaaaatactataagaaaaaaatactgagagaaaataatagataaaaaagacctcacttaacctaacctaacttaacctaacttaacatatgctaacttaacctaacctaacatatgctaacttaacctaacctaacctaacctcttttaacctaacctaacttaacctaacctaacctaacctaacatatgctaatttaacctaacctaacctaacttaacttaacctaacctaacctaacttcttttaacctaacctaacttaacctaacttaacctaacctaacctaacttaacctaacctaacatatgttaacttaacctaacctaacctaacccaacctaacctaacttaacctaacctaacatatgctAACTTACCCTTACCTAACatatgctaacctaacctaacttaacctaacctaacctaacctcacataacctaaccgaacctaacacCCGCAGAGGAACGCACGGACAAGCAAGGTGGTATtcggcagtctgatcctggacctgCTTGGCTTCACGGTGGTGCTGGCTCTGTTTCCTGCTCTCCTCGACTATTATTCCAAGCACGACTCCAGCAGCTTGTATTCCTCTCTGCTCTCCTGTGTCACGTATTACCAGCACATCATCGGCGTCCCTGCGAGGTTCCACTCTGTCTTGTTTGGTGGTATgtgggtttgttgtgttttgtattggtttatatattttcagtttgtttttattattattttttttttcaatttttttttatcctattatctatttatttatttttgtttgtttgtttgtttgtttgtagggtGTACCATGTATTTTTTAAGGTTTGTATTGAGGCTGCTCACTCATACAGTACAAATTTAGCTGCAACATGGGTGATCTGAACTAAGCTGGTCATCCTCTCTCTATACCTgttcttttattcactttccttcatcctttgctTACCAGTCTGTAAATGAGAAACAGGAATGGAGGTAGAAATACcatcctttcatattttcctttgaaAGATTACCTTGAAGTCATGTTGTGtctttagtagtagtggttgtgaccTAATGACCAAGTGGGTTATACTGATGCAACTTTTAGATacatttagaaagaaaaaaaattgatgtggTTTGGTTGTAATAAGTggtaattccttttttttcctgacagaAATTGAATTGGGATGACCTTGCTCAAAAGAAAGTACCTGCTCCCTTTGTACCAAGAATCAGTACTGAGTTAGATGTTAGTAATTTTTCTGAAGAGTTCACTGCAATGATACCACAGGATTCTCCAGCAATCGTTCCTCCAGATGTTGAGAAAATGTTCAATGTAAGTACCCAAATAAGACTTaattgtatatgtatatgtatgaatgtatgtatgtatttatatgagtgtgtgtactCTTCCAAAGATAGTattgttacattattatttcagGGCTACTCCTACGTTGCTCCATCAATTCTCTTCACTGACAGTGTCATCAGCGACAGCAGCAGCCTTTTCAAGATGTCACCAGACAGAAGACCTTCCACAACCAACCTATTATTGGCTTGTAGCTTTAAGGTTAGTACCCACTTTCTATTCTGCTGTTGCTGATTTACTTGCTAATTTTAATTCTTCACtattaactctttgactgctgctgctgctgtttgctacatctttccttaaccacTAATCACTTTGAgacatttttacttgttctacagccatctctaatctttaaactgggtacaaattgcaaaatccattctttttaatccccttctttcacGTAGATGAttattataaagatttcatgcattacttctggtgctgtaaATTGGTTTGTATCAGTGAAAGCATTAAAACATACTTGAATTTTTGGTGAATTGTCTCAGCGTGATTTTGACAGTAAAGGTAAATAAATTgtcatagtagtagcagtagtaataatataagtATGCATGGCTGATGTCTTCCCCTGTGAGGGatagattcagattcagattcagattctttATTCCACGAAAGTGGTTATTAAGTACATTATATTTCACATAGCTTTACATAAATAAGGAGGTCATAAAACTAAACTGTAGATTGAAATATCTTAGTATACTACTAAATGATTAAATTGCAGAATGTTGTCAtcaaaaaatattaagagtatAAAATAATCATGGTAACTAAAATAGTATTTCTACACTAAAGTGCAATGTCTACctctaagtaaaataaaatacatgaatgtcCTTAAAATTATGTTTAAATGATAATAAGACCATAAAATGCTGGATAAAATATGGGTGTAAAGCTTCATCACTGTGCGTTTTCTAACATATGtctaaaatatttatataatatttgcagattggaaatgtttcctgaggttagtcttattttcttttccttgcatttaatcattgtatgcctgtatctaattcatgttggtttcacaggcacacacctacattgtgatgaagctccttggaggtggagagctggctgcttcagaggatcaggaaacacgagaggttcacagaggctcgcctcgggcttcggtcgtcgtgaggaacctggtgtcagcagttcactacgtgcacaggaaaggcatcagtgttcacggagacctaaagccagacaggggtgaagagttaggagagggagaagaaatatgTTGGGAATTAATGGAATGGGagggaataaaaatagaaaagtggttggtgttgaggatagacagaaaagaaaagaaaggaagggtgaaaaaaaggaagttttttttgcattgattttccatctgcttattttaaagaatttattgcatggaatattattgatctccatcatttgtatggcctttataataaaaagtatgaatttattccattcagatattatccttctccgaggccattctaatctaattatcttttcacggaatctcttgttcaaggattcttctgaagattcagttattaagattgtggattttgggtttgcacatttgatgcctgacaaggaaaaggatggcagcacgaagacaccgtgcttcactgttcactatgcAGCGCCTCTGTTACATCCTGTTATTCACAGGTACAGGTTATAAAGTGGGTGTTGTTGTGCCCTGCAACCAGAGATGTGGCCATTTCCTGTATGTGTTCCACCATGGCATTCACCAGCAGTACCACACCATAGAGTGTTGTTTCTTCCTTACACAGACCACCTAAACAACATTCACAAGCTTAAACATTAGCAGTGAGTGCTTCTTTCTGTTTAAGTCCTGTTTGTTACTCCTCAAAACCTTCAAACAGTGCCAAAAGCCTCATATCTTCATGGTACCGCTTGAACATTCATGCACTGGTTGAGTgtcttgtgtgtaattttatgatgaaaggtttttaatgcagggacagttgtttatagggaattttacattatttttagtgtacaaccatccaaaaggcatttagctcagtgttagtgcaacaaccacacagtactgaatgtagggtttcctgtttcattagagatttctctgcagtggtgttttcaatacaaggagtgttttctatagttattttctttattttgagggcttgctatatcctgcacaactctaaaaatacatcaaattaacctcccaccaaagcacaatacagacacttccattggctgtaacattactgctaatactgcaacattcttcctgaggggaaccacacacattaacaataacacatgtaacaaaaaactacaccaaacatattaagctcaacatttttgtataataatttttataaacatgaatgaccaaaaatggttctaggataaaagaggaaaaaaatgacagaacactacagcataacagtacaaatggcaggtgtgtctcttttctcttattccttatttgcaaggattaaagctgttaccttagagatcacaagaagtgggacggtacagttcgctaagctgccggtacacgtaggatggtgcagtacctcgactgaaataaaagagatttaaatggtcagcagccattatttaaagctaagtgagtagatgtgcaagataaacagggtacagtaaaatccctcttgtccggcatcaacgggaccgccgacgtgCCGGacacttgaatagaagtgaaattatgtccacgatgaccaccctacactcacgcatcttaccacaacaatgatgatcagctgatctgatcagctgcttaagtgtaagcacaacacacttccttttttctacaactttaggcgtgATGAAGGCGTcgggcgataaacagtgcacacgcgggactgagtcactgagtaaacacagtgcagtgggctgcgggtggcgcgaagcagtgcgctgtggtggcaaggggacggagtatgcctcgcgtgggaattttaattgattttgtgAGCACacgttgattttttattgattttaaggctcggggaaaaatgtgccggatacttgaagctgccggatactggaatgccggatgagagggattttactgtataataaaTTGACTAAGTTGTTTATCTCACtcataagtaaaacataaagGCCTTTCATTTGATGCATTTAGGATCAGAAGTTTTACTGGGAGATGAAGTACAGTGCTAAATAACAGTTTGTGCATAAAGCTGACAAATACTGATGTCTCCTGAGGTCAGCCCAGGCCcaacaaggaaagcaaataaaaaaatgaaatgaaccCCCAACATCACACCTTGAAAGGACCACACAGTCATATGAACAACACAAACTCACTTGTTAGTTATGAAACCAGTGACATTTTCTGGAGGAACGTAATCTAGCTGAGTCAGCGCAGTATTTACAGACGGCCAAAACTTTGTTCCCTCTGGGATAATAGAAGTGGTGGTTTGGTGGCTTATTTCTTCACAGCCCATCAAGCTAAATTTGTATGTGGGAGTGCACACATACAGCTGAAAATGAAGATTTGTGACAATaagcaaaatgcacaattcatgccatgattttcaatattatataggtactgatctgatagtatctagctccacatgagacaacaggttgaggtttgagaaaggaccatccaacactcaacacgaggaatgtatatccacctacatgaaataaacatgtggaaaaggaatgtatcaaaaactggaatcaagaatttctgtgagaataaaatggtatgtacttttgtgataccttccctgttcaatttgcaacagtaaatatgtttcaaatactgccccactgaaagaggtatcaggataatgactaacaaataaaacttactggaacagaataaaactttggtggtgaggcaagagaggctgcaccaacaaaggtctcaatgcctccgttggtcaccaccgtctcggtgccaacgatgaccttgttgacacgtgacatgatggggaacactgcagagtcttgaattaatgttgtctcaattccagcagtacataaagcttttgccactgggtgaccctgcacaagtaaaagatgtattgagaacataagaacataataaaataaaggaagctgcaagaagccatcacccctacatgtggcagtcagtccctgtgttatgtattgtgcacatcagacacgatgacgtgaaagagacgcataaaacaccttacatcatatttaggggcacgttcggcaacaataacgtggaatttcctttgtgtggctgccttggtcaggaaggccaagaccagtggacacattgcacacgtcacaatgacctcatcattgtgaatcttgcttacaccttgggcagctatcaattcttggctgaaataaaaggaatcaatataatactggtaacaaacaacgtcaatgtcccaaatgtcagtgtaatctttactctacctttgttcaacctcagctttctgttcaccaatggcctcaagtactctgtcctgcagctctggaataacctccgtgcattttgggagatctccacatgcagggtgagtctactagcatggactgtgagaggcttgggtactccacaccttgcttctctccacgtggtgtgttgtgttcatcaattactatctgcgtgaagaagaaaaataacttaaataaatagagagagagagagagagagagagagagagagagagagagagaggctgtacttaagcaattatatctttccacacacacacgcacacgcacacgaacgtttccctaagggcgttacatcactgtgtgtgtgtgttctatatcTCTAGGGCGgaatctttcaagagagagagagagagagagagatgaggaaacaaggaagagaatgaaaaataaataaaaaaagcaagaataatgataataacaacaacaataaaaggtcagttttttttttatgggatacttatgtgaattgaaatacgcctaaatgtttacgttcgtgagagaaaacggaggtcagttttttttttatttttatgggatacttatgtgaattgaaatacgcctaaat encodes:
- the LOC135106257 gene encoding ribosomal protein S6 kinase alpha-5-like isoform X1, producing the protein MLAMATLRSGKQVGGSDGGGGSSGGEVDSRDRGALQAADIKEKKLNWDDLAQKKVPAPFVPRISTELDVSNFSEEFTAMIPQDSPAIVPPDVEKMFNGYSYVAPSILFTDSVISDSSSLFKMSPDRRPSTTNLLLACSFKAHTYIVMKLLGGGELAASEDQETREVHRGSPRASVVVRNLVSAVHYVHRKGISVHGDLKPDRGEELGEGEEICWELMEWEGIKIEKWLVLRIDRKEKKGRVKKRKFFLH
- the LOC135106268 gene encoding translation initiation factor eIF2B subunit beta-like; its protein translation is MCPLVLAFLTKAATQRKFHVIVAERAPKYDGHPVAKALCTAGIETTLIQDSAVFPIMSRVNKVIVGTETVVTNGGIETFVGAASLASPPKFYSVPLYVCTPTYKFSLMGCEEISHQTTTSIIPEGTKFWPSVNTALTQLDYVPPENVTGFITNNRGTAPSYVYRQLSELYRPTSCDL
- the LOC135106257 gene encoding ribosomal protein S6 kinase alpha-5-like isoform X2, with protein sequence MATLRSGKQVGGSDGGGGSSGGEVDSRDRGALQAADIKEKKLNWDDLAQKKVPAPFVPRISTELDVSNFSEEFTAMIPQDSPAIVPPDVEKMFNGYSYVAPSILFTDSVISDSSSLFKMSPDRRPSTTNLLLACSFKAHTYIVMKLLGGGELAASEDQETREVHRGSPRASVVVRNLVSAVHYVHRKGISVHGDLKPDRGEELGEGEEICWELMEWEGIKIEKWLVLRIDRKEKKGRVKKRKFFLH